The DNA segment TGTTTTAATTGAGTGCGACGACAGCCTTGATTCTATCAATGCAACATCAAGTGCCATTGTGAAATATGTTTCTCAACGTGCAGGTATTGGTATTAATGCCGGTCGTATTCGTGCATTAGGTAGTGCTATTCGTAATGGTGAAGCATTCCACACAGGTTGTATCCCATTCTATAAACACTTCCAGACTGCGGTAAAATCATGCTCGCAAGGTGGTGTTCGTGGTGGTGCAGCAACCTTATTCTACCCATTATGGCATTTAGAAGTTGAAAGCCTGCTGGTACTGAAAAATAACCGTGGTGTTGATGATAACCGTGTTCGTCATTTGGATTACGGCGTTCAGTTAAACAAATTAATGTATGAACGTTTAATCAAAGGTCAGGATATTACTTTATTCAGCCCTTCTGATGTTCCAGGTTTATATGATGCATTCTTTGCTGATCAAGATGAATTTGAACGTTTATATGTGCAATATGAGAAAGATAAGAGCATCCGCCAAAAACAAGTTAAAGCGGTTGAGTTATTCTCATTAATGATGCAAGAACGTGCCTCAACTGGCCGTATTTACATTCAGAACGTTGACCATTGTAATACTCATAGCCCATTTGATCCGGCTATTGCACCAATTCGCCAATCAAACTTATGCTTAGAAATTGCACTACCAACTAAACCATTAAATGATATTAAAGATCCTAATGGTGAAATTGCACTGTGTACGTTATCTGCATTTAACTTAGGCGCAATTGAAAATCTTGATGATTTAGAAGAACTTGCTCGTTTAGCCGTTCGTTCATTGGATGCATTGTTAGATTACCAAGATTATCCAATCTTAGCGGCAAAACAAGGTGCAATGGGTCGCCGTACCTTAGGTATTGGTGTTATTAACTTTGCTTATTATTTAGCAAAACACGGTGTTCGCTACTCTGATGGTAGTGCAAATAACTTAACCCATCGTGCATTTGAAGCAATTCAATACTATTTATTAAAAGCCTCTAATGAGTTAGCGAAAGAACAAGGCGCATGCCCATGGTTTAATGAAACCACTTACGCTGAAGGTATTTTACCTATTGATACCTATAAAAAATCATTGGATGTGCTGACAAAAGAGCCACTGCATTACGATTGGGAAGGTTTACGTAAAGACATTAAAGAGCACGGTTTACGTAACTCAACACTGTCGGCACTGATGCCATCAGAAACCTCTTCACAGATTTCGAATGCAACAAATGGTATCGAGCCACCGCGTGGTTATATCAGTATTAAAGCCTCTAAAGACGGTATTTTACGTCAAGTGGTTCCTGAGTATGAGCGTTTGAAAGGCGCTTATGAATTACTGTGGCAAATGCCAAGTATTGAAGGTTACTTGCAGTTAGTGGGCATTATGCAAAAATTCGTTGACCAAGCAATTTCAGCAAACACTAACTACGATCCTACTCGTTTCCCTAGCGGTAAGGTTCCAATGAACCAACTGCTGAAAGATTTGCTGCTCGCTTACAAATATGGCGTGAAAACACTTTATTATCACAATACCCGTGACGGTGCAGACGATGTACAGGGTGATCTGGAAGAAGTCGTTGAGACGGAAGATTCAGATTGTGAAGGCGGCGCGTGTAAAATTTAATTGAGGAAGCTATGTCTTATACTACTTTTTCACAAGTTAAAAATGATCAACTTCAGGAGCCAATGTTTTTTGGGCAGCCTGTTAACGTAGCGCGTTATGATCAGCAAAAATATCCTATTTTTGAAAAGCTAATTGAAAAACAACTCTCCTTCTTCTGGCGCCCAGAAGAAGTGGACGTTTCTCGTGATCGTATTGACTATAATGCGTTACCTGATCATGAAAAACATATTTTTATTAGTAACTTAAAATATCAAACACTGTTGGATTCGATTCAAGGAAGAAGCCCTAACGTGGCATTCTTACCTTTGATTTCAATCCCAGAGTTAGAGACATGGGTTGAAACATGGTCATTCTCTGAAACCATTCACTCACGCTCTTATACTCATATTATTCGTAATATTGTTAACGATCCGTCTATTGTGTTTGATGATATCGTTGAAAATGAAGAAATTTTAAAACGTGCGCGTGATATTTCTTCTTATTATGATGAGTTAATCAAGCTGACAAACCTTTATCACATGTATGGAGAAGGCAACCATCAGGTTAAAGGTAAAACGGTTCATGTCACGTTACGTAAATTAAAGAAGCAGCTTTATCTGTGTTTAATGAGCGTCAACGCACTAGAAGCGATTCGTTTCTACGTTAGCTTTGCCTGTTCATTTGCCTTTGCTGAGCGTGAATTAATGGAAGGTAATGCTAAAATCATTCGATTAATTGCTCGTGATGAAGCGTTACATTTAACCGGAACACAGCACATGCTGAATTTACTGCGTTCAGGTCAAGATGATCCTGAAATGGCTGAAATTGCGGCTGAATGTGAACAAGAGTGTTATGACCTGTTTGTTGAAGCGGCAGAGCAAGAAAAAGAGTGGGCGGAATACCTATTCTCTGAAGGCTCTATGATTGGTTTAAATAAAGATATCCTTTGCCAATATGTTGAATATATTACCAATATTCGCATGCAAGCTGTGGGTCTTAAATTACCATTTAAAGCACGCTCTAACCCTATTCCATGGATCAATGCATGGTTAGTGTCTGACAACGTTCAAGTTGCACCTCAAGAAGTTGAAGTCAGTTCTTACCTCGTGGGTCAAATCGATTCACAAGTTGATACTGATGACTTAAGTAACTTTGAACTGTAATACTGAGAAATAACACCGATACGTTATGGCATCTCATAAAGTGACCCTGCATCAGCAGGGTCTTTCAACACCTTTAGAATTTCATACTGACACTCACCCTTCTTTGCTTGATGCATTAGAACATGGGAAAGTCCAAGTCGAATACCAATGTCGTGAAGGCTATTGCGGCTCTTGTCGTCTACGTTTAGTGAAAGGCAAAGTGTGTTATCGCAATGAACCTTTAGCGTTTATCCAAGCCGATGAAATACTCCCCTGTAGCTGTCATCCCATTAGTGATATAGAAATAGAAATTTGCTCTAAATAATTTGAATTATCTTAATTTTTGCTTTTTTCTAACACTCTTGTTCAATTTTGACTAAGGTTAAATTAACACGATAAAAAAAGGAAAAGCATTATGAAATTAAAGTCTATTTTCTCAGCCGTTGCTATTTCTACATCAATTCTGCTCGTCGCAGGCTGTTCAAGCCCACAAAAAATAGAAACAGTAAATGGGGAAACAATTTTAACGACAGATAAACCCCAAGAAGATGAAGCAACTGGATTAATTACCTACAAAGATTCAGAAACAGGGCAAATTAAACAAATTAATCGTGATCAAATAAGACGAATGGTAGAGCTTGACGATTAACGCGCCTATAAACATTTCTCTTAAAGCGCCAACTCATATTTATGATTGGCGTTTTTTTATTCACAAAATCCTTTTTGTAAACTAATCATTACACTATACGTAATTAAAATTTGACAGAAATTTACCATTCTTATACTCTGCTTTCCAAGTAAATAAAATAGTCTAGTGAACAGAGGATCTTGTGAAGAATCGCACTATAGGCAGTGTTTTTATTGTTGCAGGAACAACAATCGGGGCTGGTATGCTGGCAATGCCGCTGGCTGCTGTGGGTATTGGTTTTAGCACTATGTTGCTATTGCTCGTTGGCTTATGGCTATTAATGAGTTATACCGCATTACTGCTGGTGGAAGTTTATCAATACAATGATCCTCATACTGGTCTTGGCTCTATTGCAAAACGCTATCTTGGTATCGGTGGTCAAGTGATCACTGGACTCGCATTATTGCTATTAATGTATGCACTAACAACAGCTTATATTAGTGGTGCCGGTGAACTACTCTCATCCACACTCTCGTCTTGGATTGGTCATGAGCTTTCTGTCACACAAGGTATCATTATCTTTACAGTGATTGGTGGTGCTGTGGTAGGAATTGGTACAACATCGGTTGATATGATTAACCGTCTATTGTTTACCGCAAAAGTTTTCTTCCTCATATTTATGCTGATTGTAATGTTACCTCACGTTGAATCAGTAAACTTAACCTCAATGCCTGTGGCGTATGGGCTTATTCTTTCTGCTATTCCTGTTATCTTTACCTCATTTGGTTTCCACGGTAGTGTGCCAAGTATTGTAAGTTACATGAACGGTGATATTAAAAAGCTACGTATTATCTTTATTATTGGTAGTGCCATTCCGCTTGTTGCTTATATTTTATGGCAAATTGCCACATTAGGCGCCATCCCAACAAACACATTTATGGGGATTATGGCGCAACAATCTGGATTAAATGGCTTACTGACTGCTATTCGTGATGTTGTTGCTACACCTCGCGTGAATATTGCGGTAAACCTATTTGCTGCGCTAGCATTAGCCACCTCATTTCTTGGTGTTGCATTAGGTCTATTTGATTACCTTGCTGACCTATTTAAACGCAGTAATCGTGCAACTGGTCGTATGCAATCAAGCCTATTAACCTTTGTGCCACCTTTACTATGTGCGCTTTATTTTCCTAACTTTGTGCAAGCCTTAGCCTATGCTGCTATTGCATTGTCAATTTTAGCGCTACTGTTACCGGCTTTATTAGTATGGAAAGTCAGACAAGAACAAAACGGTGCCGATAAATACAAAGTTAAAGGTGGAAAAAGCACATTGGCCGTTGTGTTTATTTGTGGCTTAGTGGTTATTGGTATTCAAATCGCTATCACCTTTGGTTTATTACCACAGGTCGGCTAAATACTCACTTATATCAACAACAAAAAAGCAGGTGCTGATTTTTCAACACCTGCTTTTTATTTGATCTTATCTGCTTTTTCTAGATTAGAAGCTTAAACCCGCTCCAACATAGAAACCATCAGCAATTTTATTATTACTTCTATTATGTGAGTTTTCGATTTCAATCACACGGTAACCCGCATTAACATGCAGTGGTTTAAAGACCGTTAATTGAGCGCCCACATCGGCTTCATAATAAGACTTGCTGCCAGAGGTTAATCCTTCAGGAGAAGCATAAGCTTCACCATAAACATTCAATGAAGGGAGTACATTCCAGTTTAAACCAACACCACCAGCTAGTGCAGCACCATCATCACCATTTTTTGGTGATAAGTAGAGTGCTTTACCTCCAACGCTCGCTGAAAAAGGTCCTAATGGTAATGCAAATTTTGTCCCTAGGCTGCCCATCTGACCATCATGATCACTACGCGCCCAGTTACCATTAAAAGATAGCCCTGCGTTAGGATTGCCTAAACCCGCACGAACATCAGTGTAATGTTTACCCGCTTGAATATTCATTGATACTGCATTTGCATTACCAGCCATAAATAACGCACTTACAGCGCCGACCAATAAATATTTTTTCATTGTTATTACTCCAGCAAATAATTGTCCTAACTTATAATTATACAACAAATTTATTAAACCACTTTAGCTAAAATTGAAAGCTAATCTGTAGAATTTTCAATCTATGTAAATAAGTTACATCTATCAATGTTATTGGTCTAATTGGTTTTATTAATGGGTTTATTATTGCTAAAGTGGAATTACAGTCAATATTAACCATAATAAGTATAAGGCTGTTCGCTTCGTTTTATTCACACATGCTATTTTTTAGAACGTTCATTATTTCATAAACTGGAGATATGTGATGGAAAAGAAAAAGCTAACAACAGCGTCTGGTGCGCCGGTTGTAGACAATAATAACTCTATGACAGCAGGTCCTCGTGGCCCTATGTTGCTTCAAGATGTCTGGTTTCTAGAAAAACTTGCTCACTTTGATCGTGAAGTTATTCCTGAAAGACGTATGCACGCAAAAGGCTCTGGTGCTTTTGGTACATTCAAAGTGACTCACGATATTACAAAATATACTCGTGCTAAAATATTCTCTAAAGTGGGTAAAAAAACAGACATGTTTGCTCGCTTTTCTACTGTTGCGGGTGAACGAGGTGCAGCAGACGCCGAACGTGATATTCGTGGCTTTGCGTTAAAATTTTATACCGAAGAAGGTAACTGGGATATGGTGGGTAACAACACCCCTGTTTTCTATCTTCGTGATGCCCTGAAATTCCCTGACTTAAACCACGTTGTAAAACGTGATCCTAAAACTAACCTACGCAATATGGCATACAAATGGGATTTTTTCTCTCATTTACCAGAAGCTTTACACCAGTTAACCATTGATATGAGTGACCGTGGTTTACCGCAAAGCTATCGCTTTGTTCATGGTTTTGGTAGTCACACTTATAGTTTTATTAATAAAGATAACGAGCGTTTTTGGGTTAAGTTTCATTTCCGTTGCCAACAAGGCATTAAAAATCTGATGGATGATGAAGCGCAATTACTAGTAGGTCAAGACAGAGAAAGCTCACAACGTGACTTATTTGATGCTATTGAGCGCGGTGACTTCCCACGTTGGAATTTACAAATTCAAGTGATGCCAGAAAAAGAAGCCTCTAAAGTTCCTTATAATCCTTTTGATTTAACGAAAGTTTGGCCTCATGCGGATTATCCATTAATTGATGTAGGTTATTTTGAATTAAATCGTAACCCTGAGAACTATTTCTCTGATGTAGAGCAAGCAGCATTTAGCCCTGCGAACATTGTTCCGGGTATTGGTTTCTCTCCTGATAAAATGTTACAAGGTCGCCTATTCTCTTATGGTGATGCACATCGTTATCGTTTAGGTGTTAACCATCATCAGATCCCCGTTAATGCGCCACAATGCCCATTCCATAATTATCATCGTGATGGTGCAATGCGTGTTGATGGCAATAGTGGCAGCGGTATTACCTATGAGCCAAATAATGGCGGTATGTTCCAAGAACAACCTAATTTCAAAGAGCCACCATTATCTATCGAAGGCGCGGCTGATCACTGGAACCATCGTGAAGATGAAGATTACTTCAGTCAGCCTCGTGCTCTGTATGAATTACTGAGTGATGAAGAGCACCAACGTATGTTTGCTCGTATTGCAGGTGAGTTAATTCAAGCAAGTAAAGACACTCAAAAACGTCAGATTGCCCTATTTAAGAAAGTCCATCCTGAATATGGTGCGGGTGTTGAAAAAGCAATGAAAGCATTAGCAAAAAAAGACGCTAAATAACCGTATAATAAGAAGCCCTGTGAGCAACTCGGCACTCATGCCCCTAGTTAAAAGCTAGGGGCATATTTTTATATTAAAGGATATTTAACTATATAAATTAAAGACTTCGCCTTTAGTATTAATAAATAACAATTATATCTTCTTAAGAGCCATTTGCCCTTTCACCCACTCTTGCACTTGTTTACGGGAAATTTTAATTCCGCCATTTTTAAGGCTTTCAGGGAGTTGCAGGCAAGCAACGGGTCGTTGAAATCCCGCTAATCGAGAGTGATACCATTGTGGTAATTGATTGATTATTTCAATTTCTGCATCGACAACTGCGACTGGACGTTGCCCAAATTCAGTATCATCAATAGGAACAATAAAAGACTGGCTTACACTTGGATGTGTATTAAGGATTTTCTCAATATCTTCGGGTTGAATACCTTCGCCAGCACTGAAAAAGAGATTGTCTAAGCGTCCTAAAACACACCATTCATCCGCGATAAAACCGCCTTTATCTCGTGTTGAATACCAGCCATCCGCAGTGAGTGATAACGGTTTTAATTTACCATCAAACCAATAACCTAAAGCAATACTGTCTGATTTAATCTGGATTTCATCATCGAGTGTTCTTACACTTTTGCCTTTTAATGGTAACCCTACTCCCGCTTTACCGTCTGCGCGTTTGGCGCAAACTGTGGATGCCATTTCGGTCATACCATAACCACACCAGCATTGAACGCCCCAATGTTCTGCTTCTTGCGTTAATTCAATGGGGATCATCGCGCCACCTAATAGAACAGATTTTAAGCTGAACGAGTGTTGCTTATCTTGTTGCGCTTTATTTTGTAAGAAACGCCAAAGCTGAGTCGGTACTAAAGAGGCATGAGTACAACCTTGTAATGCATCGACAAAAGGATGCATTTCACGCACCACCAGCGTTGCACCACGTAACAACCAACGCCAAAAAACACCTTGCCCTGAGACATGAAACAAAGGTAAAGAGAGTAACCAGCTATCGCCTTTTTCAAAGGGCATTAATGATAAAACACCTTCCGCACTGCAAAGATGTGCATCAAAAGTATGAACAGCCGCTTTAGGTAAACCCGATGAACCCGATGTCAAAATAAGCGTTGCCATGCGAGATGGCTCCCACTGTACAGCTTCTGTTTCATTTTTATGTTGACGTGGTGCGTTATCAAACTCAACGCCATTAAGATCAAGCAAAGTCGCATCCAGATCGAGCGTTGATTCACTCAGATCAGCATAAAAATCAATATTTAAATGAGGTAATAAATCATCAAGTAAAGACTTTGGAAGTTGTGGATTTAAAGGTAAAACCTTAGCTCCACATTGAAAAGCAGCGAGTAATGTAAAAACAAGATTGAGGTTATTTTTTCCACGCAATAGCACAGTGCTTTGCGTATCAACACCTTGTTTAGCAAAATTGTTAGCTAAGTGATTAATATGACAACTGAGTTGCTGCCATGTAATAGGTGAAATACCTGAAATGATGGCCGTTTCATTTGGGTAGAATTGCGCCCAGTGATGCCACGGCCATTGTTTAAATGGAACTACTGTTGCCATACTGTCTCTAGTTGTTCAAGAGAGATAAGTGGAATATCCACGTTTGGCCAAGGACGAATAAGTTGTTGTTTAATTAAATCAACGGTATCCAATCCCGGAATAGTATTCGGTGTTAGCCACTGTGCAATTCTTGCCAATTGAGTCAGCCCAAAGCTACTTTCAATACTTGAACTGATAATGGCGTCTAGCCCTAAAGCATGAGCTTGTTCAACAAAAGATTGACAGCGTTCAAGACTTCCCACCAATGTGGGTTTGATAACAATTGTTGTTACACCAGCTTGGGGTTTGATTTCAAAACCTTCATCGCGCACCGTTTCATCCCAAGCAATATTAATTCCTGTTGCTTGTGAAAAAGCGAGTGATTCTTCAGGTGTTTTACATGGTTCTTCTAAGAATGCAATGCGATCTCGCCATGCAGGGTTTACGTATTTCGCAAATCCTTCGGCTTTTGCTGGCGTCCAACTTCTGTTCGCATCCAATCTTAATTTTAAGTCTGGGATCGCTTCTAATAACAGATTAACCACTATTCCGTCACGCACAGCTTCATATAAACCCACTTTGATTTTAGCGACTTTTTCACCTTCCATATCATTAAGGCTTAAAATCAAATCATCAGGATCGCCATTACATAAAGGTGCGGCACGATAATTCGCGTCTTGTGGCAATGTGCCTTCAAGCTCTGCTAATGCACAGCTAATA comes from the Proteus appendicitidis genome and includes:
- the nrdA gene encoding class 1a ribonucleoside-diphosphate reductase subunit alpha — its product is MNHSLLVTKRDGHKERIDLDKIHRVIAWAAEGLENVSVSQVELRSQIQFYDGIKTADIHETLVKAAADLISGETPDYQYLAARLAVFNLRKKAYGQFEPPALYDHVKKLVDLGKYDRHLLEDYTQEEFEQMNNFIVHQRDMNFSYAAVKQLEGKYFVQNRITGEIYESAQFLYVLVAACLFSRYPQATRMDYIERFYNAISTFKISLPTPIMAGVRTPTRQFSSCVLIECDDSLDSINATSSAIVKYVSQRAGIGINAGRIRALGSAIRNGEAFHTGCIPFYKHFQTAVKSCSQGGVRGGAATLFYPLWHLEVESLLVLKNNRGVDDNRVRHLDYGVQLNKLMYERLIKGQDITLFSPSDVPGLYDAFFADQDEFERLYVQYEKDKSIRQKQVKAVELFSLMMQERASTGRIYIQNVDHCNTHSPFDPAIAPIRQSNLCLEIALPTKPLNDIKDPNGEIALCTLSAFNLGAIENLDDLEELARLAVRSLDALLDYQDYPILAAKQGAMGRRTLGIGVINFAYYLAKHGVRYSDGSANNLTHRAFEAIQYYLLKASNELAKEQGACPWFNETTYAEGILPIDTYKKSLDVLTKEPLHYDWEGLRKDIKEHGLRNSTLSALMPSETSSQISNATNGIEPPRGYISIKASKDGILRQVVPEYERLKGAYELLWQMPSIEGYLQLVGIMQKFVDQAISANTNYDPTRFPSGKVPMNQLLKDLLLAYKYGVKTLYYHNTRDGADDVQGDLEEVVETEDSDCEGGACKI
- the nrdB gene encoding class Ia ribonucleoside-diphosphate reductase subunit beta, with protein sequence MSYTTFSQVKNDQLQEPMFFGQPVNVARYDQQKYPIFEKLIEKQLSFFWRPEEVDVSRDRIDYNALPDHEKHIFISNLKYQTLLDSIQGRSPNVAFLPLISIPELETWVETWSFSETIHSRSYTHIIRNIVNDPSIVFDDIVENEEILKRARDISSYYDELIKLTNLYHMYGEGNHQVKGKTVHVTLRKLKKQLYLCLMSVNALEAIRFYVSFACSFAFAERELMEGNAKIIRLIARDEALHLTGTQHMLNLLRSGQDDPEMAEIAAECEQECYDLFVEAAEQEKEWAEYLFSEGSMIGLNKDILCQYVEYITNIRMQAVGLKLPFKARSNPIPWINAWLVSDNVQVAPQEVEVSSYLVGQIDSQVDTDDLSNFEL
- the yfaE gene encoding class I ribonucleotide reductase maintenance protein YfaE; translated protein: MASHKVTLHQQGLSTPLEFHTDTHPSLLDALEHGKVQVEYQCREGYCGSCRLRLVKGKVCYRNEPLAFIQADEILPCSCHPISDIEIEICSK
- a CDS encoding YgdI/YgdR family lipoprotein, encoding MKLKSIFSAVAISTSILLVAGCSSPQKIETVNGETILTTDKPQEDEATGLITYKDSETGQIKQINRDQIRRMVELDD
- the tyrP gene encoding tyrosine transporter TyrP; translated protein: MKNRTIGSVFIVAGTTIGAGMLAMPLAAVGIGFSTMLLLLVGLWLLMSYTALLLVEVYQYNDPHTGLGSIAKRYLGIGGQVITGLALLLLMYALTTAYISGAGELLSSTLSSWIGHELSVTQGIIIFTVIGGAVVGIGTTSVDMINRLLFTAKVFFLIFMLIVMLPHVESVNLTSMPVAYGLILSAIPVIFTSFGFHGSVPSIVSYMNGDIKKLRIIFIIGSAIPLVAYILWQIATLGAIPTNTFMGIMAQQSGLNGLLTAIRDVVATPRVNIAVNLFAALALATSFLGVALGLFDYLADLFKRSNRATGRMQSSLLTFVPPLLCALYFPNFVQALAYAAIALSILALLLPALLVWKVRQEQNGADKYKVKGGKSTLAVVFICGLVVIGIQIAITFGLLPQVG
- a CDS encoding YfaZ family outer membrane protein, with amino-acid sequence MKKYLLVGAVSALFMAGNANAVSMNIQAGKHYTDVRAGLGNPNAGLSFNGNWARSDHDGQMGSLGTKFALPLGPFSASVGGKALYLSPKNGDDGAALAGGVGLNWNVLPSLNVYGEAYASPEGLTSGSKSYYEADVGAQLTVFKPLHVNAGYRVIEIENSHNRSNNKIADGFYVGAGLSF
- a CDS encoding catalase; the encoded protein is MEKKKLTTASGAPVVDNNNSMTAGPRGPMLLQDVWFLEKLAHFDREVIPERRMHAKGSGAFGTFKVTHDITKYTRAKIFSKVGKKTDMFARFSTVAGERGAADAERDIRGFALKFYTEEGNWDMVGNNTPVFYLRDALKFPDLNHVVKRDPKTNLRNMAYKWDFFSHLPEALHQLTIDMSDRGLPQSYRFVHGFGSHTYSFINKDNERFWVKFHFRCQQGIKNLMDDEAQLLVGQDRESSQRDLFDAIERGDFPRWNLQIQVMPEKEASKVPYNPFDLTKVWPHADYPLIDVGYFELNRNPENYFSDVEQAAFSPANIVPGIGFSPDKMLQGRLFSYGDAHRYRLGVNHHQIPVNAPQCPFHNYHRDGAMRVDGNSGSGITYEPNNGGMFQEQPNFKEPPLSIEGAADHWNHREDEDYFSQPRALYELLSDEEHQRMFARIAGELIQASKDTQKRQIALFKKVHPEYGAGVEKAMKALAKKDAK
- the menE gene encoding o-succinylbenzoate--CoA ligase, which gives rise to MATVVPFKQWPWHHWAQFYPNETAIISGISPITWQQLSCHINHLANNFAKQGVDTQSTVLLRGKNNLNLVFTLLAAFQCGAKVLPLNPQLPKSLLDDLLPHLNIDFYADLSESTLDLDATLLDLNGVEFDNAPRQHKNETEAVQWEPSRMATLILTSGSSGLPKAAVHTFDAHLCSAEGVLSLMPFEKGDSWLLSLPLFHVSGQGVFWRWLLRGATLVVREMHPFVDALQGCTHASLVPTQLWRFLQNKAQQDKQHSFSLKSVLLGGAMIPIELTQEAEHWGVQCWCGYGMTEMASTVCAKRADGKAGVGLPLKGKSVRTLDDEIQIKSDSIALGYWFDGKLKPLSLTADGWYSTRDKGGFIADEWCVLGRLDNLFFSAGEGIQPEDIEKILNTHPSVSQSFIVPIDDTEFGQRPVAVVDAEIEIINQLPQWYHSRLAGFQRPVACLQLPESLKNGGIKISRKQVQEWVKGQMALKKI
- the menC gene encoding o-succinylbenzoate synthase; amino-acid sequence: MRNAKLYSFSLPVDAGVVLRYQRLKTRDGFLVCLEQNGKQGWGEISPLPEFSRETLEQAQEAAQSWLTAWCAGENPVYSELPSVAFGISCALAELEGTLPQDANYRAAPLCNGDPDDLILSLNDMEGEKVAKIKVGLYEAVRDGIVVNLLLEAIPDLKLRLDANRSWTPAKAEGFAKYVNPAWRDRIAFLEEPCKTPEESLAFSQATGINIAWDETVRDEGFEIKPQAGVTTIVIKPTLVGSLERCQSFVEQAHALGLDAIISSSIESSFGLTQLARIAQWLTPNTIPGLDTVDLIKQQLIRPWPNVDIPLISLEQLETVWQQ